In Longimicrobiaceae bacterium, one DNA window encodes the following:
- a CDS encoding carboxypeptidase regulatory-like domain-containing protein, protein MSSRSRIFLRALVLALPAFVTAQALGRCGTAHAQAAVLRGVVYDSGQAKPLAHARISLMGTQYAAVTDSDGRFTMEAMDGRYMVKMEHPRLTELAYPLPPQFVELERGETTDVQLVVPSPWGVVAIVCPPDSDGRVAGDTTVTTLVGVVRDAAGRPVPDAKVRVAWRRWAILNQQSVRGGDHIPGVAAPPVVVKHDDEHIEVTTGELGAWRVCGLPRQANVIVSASVDGRTTQEERFYMLRGEVMHTAPELRIGHP, encoded by the coding sequence ATGTCTTCTCGTTCCCGCATCTTCCTTCGCGCGCTCGTGCTGGCTCTCCCGGCGTTCGTGACGGCACAGGCGCTGGGGAGATGCGGGACGGCGCATGCCCAGGCGGCGGTGCTGCGCGGCGTGGTGTACGACAGCGGGCAGGCGAAACCGCTGGCACACGCGCGCATCTCGCTGATGGGCACGCAGTACGCGGCCGTCACGGACAGCGACGGGCGGTTCACCATGGAGGCGATGGACGGCCGGTACATGGTGAAGATGGAGCACCCGCGCCTGACGGAGCTGGCGTACCCGCTGCCGCCGCAGTTCGTGGAGCTGGAGCGCGGCGAGACGACCGACGTGCAGCTCGTCGTGCCCAGCCCGTGGGGCGTGGTCGCCATCGTCTGCCCGCCGGACAGCGACGGGCGCGTGGCGGGCGATACGACGGTGACCACGCTCGTGGGCGTGGTGCGCGACGCGGCGGGGCGGCCGGTGCCGGACGCGAAGGTGCGCGTGGCGTGGCGCCGCTGGGCCATCCTCAACCAGCAGAGCGTGCGCGGCGGGGACCACATCCCCGGCGTGGCCGCGCCGCCCGTGGTGGTGAAGCACGACGACGAGCACATCGAGGTCACCACCGGCGAGCTGGGCGCGTGGCGCGTCTGCGGCCTCCCACGCCAGGCGAACGTCATCGTGAGCGCCAGCGTGGACGGCCGGACCACGCAGGAGGAGCGGTTCTACATGCTGAGAGGCGAGGTGATGCACACCGCGCCGGAGCTGCGGATCGGACATCCGTGA